One window of the Cryptomeria japonica chromosome 7, Sugi_1.0, whole genome shotgun sequence genome contains the following:
- the LOC131856456 gene encoding aspartyl protease family protein 2-like — translation MAMNKQALLFALSFLLYCFLRPPSCECTTTEEKYYIVGVNTFLIEEGRDLNAPTRSPSECNPCKDCSSNAKFPMYVPKQSSSYRSVSCKLSKCPPLGSDAKDFESKCDNWDTCTYRDTNGLAQGSEGDYITETLQVGDNTLNELHMGCAYSFTPRRDYATSGHLGLGSLSLGKYSIPSSVKIFTPMQNEPQFASSAYLLGLEGISVGWQRLSMNMQVPGALPTITFIDTAIMATQLVKTVYDALRSSFEEKMKTYAPAIQPASPFGEFKPCYQLSNITSVKFPTFTLHFKGNGNFDVLAVGSLLQVANDVVCFPFQQSPNDAVNIIGNVQQQGITVAYDNVNNRIGFGPGSCCCNVILTITF, via the exons ATGGCGATGAATAAGCAAGCTTTACTCTTCGCACTTTCCTTTCTACTTTATTGTTTTCTCCGCCCTCCCAGCTGCGAATGTACAACTACAGAAGAAAAGTACTACATTGTTGGAGTGAATACATTTCTTATCGAAGAGGGGAGGGATTTAAATGCCCCGACTAGGAGCCCAAGCGAG TGCAACCCCTGCAAGGATTGTTCTTCCAATGCAAAGTTCCCCATGTATGTCCCCAAGCAATCCTCCTCCTATAGGTCGGTGTCTTGTAAGCTCTCGAAATGTCCACCCCTGGGATCTGATGCCAAGGACTTTGAGTCAAAGTGTGACAACTGGGATACCTGCACTTACAGGGACACTAATGGTCTTGCCCAAGGATCCGAGGGAGATTATATCACAGAGACCCTGCAGGTGGGTGACAATACCTTGAACGAGTTACATATGGGATGCGCCTATAGCTTCACTCCACGCAGGGACTATGCAACATCTGGGCATTTAGGATTGG GGTCGCTGAGTTTAGGGAAGTATTCCATTCCATCTTCTGTTAAAATCTTCACACCCATGCAAAATGAGCCCCAGTTTGCTTCAAGTGCATACCTCTTGGGACTGGAAGGTATCAGCGTGGGATGGCAACGCTTAAGCATGAACATGCAGGTTCCTGGTGCTCTGCCCACAATAACTTTTATTGACACAGCAATAATGGCTACCCAGCTGGTGAAAACTGTGTACGACGCTTTGAGATCATCCTTCGAGGAAAAGATGAAGACATACGCGCCAGCTATTCAGCCCGCCTCGCCATTCGGAGAATTTAAACCGTGCTACCAATTATCCAACATAACATCTGTAAAATTCCCCACCTTTACTCTTCATTTCAAAGGCAATGGCAATTTCGATGTTCTTGCTGTGGGATCTCTGCTTCAAGTTGCGAATGATGTGGTGTGTTTCCCCTTTCAACAGTCTCCAAATGACGCTGTGAACATCATTGGGAATGTCCAGCAACAGGGTATCACAGTGGCTTACGACAATGTAAACAACAGAATTGGCTTTGGCCCTGGCTCTTGCTGTTGCAATGTAATTCTTACCATCACCTTttaa